One Punica granatum isolate Tunisia-2019 chromosome 3, ASM765513v2, whole genome shotgun sequence genomic window carries:
- the LOC116201507 gene encoding MLO-like protein 9, with product MRAPTRVHIRVRTGEMEFNEKTYGFVCILLQFGIRSCYHEHLEIIIIRVVLAVTVQVMCSYITLPLYALVTQMGSHFKSAVLVQQTANAIKQWHAEVRQKRKKQPQHESSTSSTHDTHDSSWSTSSHYGRDHNNSS from the exons atgcgggccccgacgagagtccacattcgggtccgtacagggGAAATGGAGTTCAATGAGAAAACTTATGGATTTGTTTGCATACTGCTGCAATTCGGGATAAGGTCCTGCTACCACGAACACCTGGAAATCATCATAATCAGAGTGGTTTTAGC GGTGACGGTTCAAGTCATGTGCAGCTATATCACCCTTCCCCTCTATGCCCTTGTAACTCAG ATGGGGTCACATTTCAAAAGCGCGGTGCTAGTGCAGCAAACCGCGAATGCCATAAAACAATGGCATGCAGAAGTGAggcagaagaggaagaaacagCCCCAGCATGAATCCTCCACATCCTCCACACACGATACCCACGACTCATCCTGGTCGACTTCTTCTCACTATGGCCGAGATCACAACAATTCATCGTAG